Within Saccharomycodes ludwigii strain NBRC 1722 chromosome IV, whole genome shotgun sequence, the genomic segment aataattgtaaaattactaaatgatttttttaagattGCTGAAATGGGTgaaataaattcaaatttgGAGGACCATGTCGCAATATTTAATAGTaacgatgatgatggtaataataataccaattttAATAGTACGGCacttgttaataataacattgttgatatgaataataatacctgTGAAAATTTGCCTGCgataaattcaaattttgaaacgatttataaagaatttttttatggaACAGGCAATAATTATAGTTTTATGACTTCAAATTCTATATCTGGATGTACTTATACTTCCAATTCCACTTCTGAATCCACTTCTAATTCTACTTCTAATTCAACTTCTAATTCTACCTCCAATTCTGATTTGACTTACTCTTCTCCTAGTAACACTAATCTGCCCATTTCCACTAATAGTAAAAACAAAGCTGCCATTAgctataataatattagtatttcaaataaagtcattttttttttgatagattaagaaaaattattatttcaacTTTATCTGTATAGTAATAACtttgatatatattgtaCACAagatttgttgttgttatagTATTGTTTTGCTCGttactaatatttttttgctcgttactaatattttttaaaggtatttttttttcgcgtCATGAGTTTCCCACGTATTCTTAAGAATGCCTGCTAGCTCGCGCACAACTGCGGTCAACACAGCACGGTCTACACCCTAACTCcatttgatattatttccGTCTTTATCACGGACTTCCTTTATAGACTCAATATTTCATGGAAACAAATAAAagcttttttaaaaagacaAAGGCAAAATGGGGTgtaaatcaaatatattatttaggGTTATACCTTTGAGgtgtaataaaatatattaaaatattttcaaactGCTCTTATATAAAGAACTGATTATTTGagcaaataataatttgagTAAATCACTTTCCATGATATATAAAGACATAGGTATaaacttattattattttatattttttagagacgagaaaaaaaaaaaaaaaaaaggtaataccaccattaataattattagcagaaaataataatattaaacgTTGCTGACTCATTGACTAACGGCAGAACCATAAAATAAGAGCAACATGTGACATTAACGAtcaaattatattaataaataaaactgatttatatttaaagcAAAATGGCAAAATCAAAGAAAATGGgtacaaagaaaatattgaaataaaGCTGGATATGGAGGGAAAAAATCCACCTTGAACctttttttgcaaattaGCAAACACATTTGCAGACACATTCACCACCTTCACAAACACATTTGCAAACACATTCACCACCTTCACAAACACATTTGCAGACACATTTTCCATCTTCACAAACACATTTGCCATCCTTACAGACACATTTGCAGACACATTCACCACCTTCACAAACACATTTACAGACGCATTTTCCATCCTTACAAACACATTTGCCATCTTCACAAACACATTTGCAGACacattttttatcttcaCAAACACATTTACCATCCTTACAAACACATTTACCATCCTTACAAACACATTTGCAGACACATTTTCCATCTTCACAAACACATTCACCACCTTCACAAACACATTTGCAGACACATTTTCCATCTTCACAAACACATTCACCACCTTCACAAACACATTTGCCATCCTTACAGACACATTTGCAGACACATTCACCACCTTCACAAACACATTTGCCATTCTTACAAACACATTTGCAGACACATTTACCATCTTCACAACCGAATTTACCACTTTCGCAGACACAGTCAGCGAATTTGTTACCTTCAGAGACGCATCCAGGACCTTTGCTTATCTTGTTTGAACATTCACATgtctttatatttttttcagtattACAACATTTACTAGCGCacattattactatatatttgtatggttatttgattttgttttatttattaccaGCTTTTAATTCTAGTATGCATTGCTAAGTATTGAAAAAGGCAAATCCAGAAGGAGCTActattaaattaattttttgtattgtactatttatataacgaaaaaaaaaatgataaaaagaaataggATTATAAACAAAGCTGTGATCTTAAGAAAacagcttttttttttagaaattgaaagaagaaaagaaatagtATTAGTAATAGGATTATAAACAAGGATATGATCTTAAGAgaagaaatataaaatacagCTAATATGCCTCAAGCATTTATTACTATGTGGTTTCTTTCCATATTGAATATCATACGGAACTTGCTTTTGAAgagataacaaaaaaaaaaagtctagaataatttttttacgCTTTAATGATTTAGGCTCAATATCCTGCATTAGTAATAATCACTACGCTTTAATCtgacaaacaaaaattgcATATGATtaaaacagcaacagcaattAGGGCTCgactatttttataaagtgttttttttttttttaccccTACCACAAAACAACTaccctttttttccttttttgtcgaaaaataaaatcaaaagaaacaaatagaaccaagaataataataacaataataatgataataaaataaataatttatttaatttcctAAGATTATAAACACCACGTGAAGGACTAAATTTTATCTGAGGGgggaagaaagaaaaaaagaaagaaaattaataataggaAAAGGTTTTCTTAAATTTATGATTGCTCTAATTTGATTTGGTTGAACCACTGATGAGATATTTCCTTTTAGGTAACCTGACGGCGCCACGCAACACAAGGTATCTGTATTTATTCCATATTTCTAATCCACTAGACATATCTGAAAACTGACACTAACACTTGGTCCTGTCACTTCGAGTACTATGGTGATGActacaatttttatttgaaccACTATCACTTTGGCCCTGctgctctttttttttgtgataATTGGCTTCTTGTCCTTGCAGATGGTGGGTCATTGTATTGGGACATCATTGAAATGTCTTGTTACTGTTCACCACCATACTTTATGTTATCCACTTTCCCACTACCATATAGGAAGCTGGTGGGTAGATTTTTAGTCTTTTTAGCATGCATTTTATGGGGACCATGATCGATACTAAATGTAGTATCTAATGTTTCTAAATGTCTTGATATGACATCGATCGTGATGTCTTCAACCGTCTTATTAAAAggtttattcaattttttgattatatatatataatccTTATCTTCATCTACATTTAGGCATTCTTAGGGTTTTCAAAAAGAATGGGAAGACAATTTCTCATTTTAAATTCTCAAGTGGAAGCGATAGTCCGATTGTACGTAATTTTGTAAACCGGTGGACCAAGAGTGCGTCCACGcgaatatataaaacaatatttagGGCGGATAAAAAGTGTAGCAAAACATGATCAATTCTTTATTCCGTAATCCTTTCTAATCCCTTGTCGGACAAAATACGATAACCTTGCcaaaatatatgaaaaaactTTGTATTTCCTCATTTTTTGTCATAAAACCTTGCATTTTCTCATTTTCTCTATATAAATTCGTTCACATTATTAATAGGTTAAAAGCTTTatcactaaaaaaaaaaaaaaattaatataagGTTTATcaataccttttttttgttttaacgCCAAATCTTTTCCCTAtactaatttttaaataaattggaatGAAAGCTTCATTAATACAACACGTATCATGTCCAGAGAAAAAGTATATGATAGAAATGTCACAAAATAACGTTACACAGTCTAAGAAAGATTATGAAACACTTCAAGACATTGATGCCACCAACGAAGGTGTATCTGAGACAACAATCGCTATTACAAATGCTAGTACCGCTCCTTTGAATGATTTGGAAGAAACCATTGTTGATAATTCTGTTAACAACACTGATACTATTCACACCACTGCCATCACTAGTACTGCCTTGGTTAGCAGTAAcagagggaaaaaaaaataccactGAATTTGAATATACTGGGTTAACTGAATCACAAGTACTAACTTTGAGATGGTATCCAAAACATTCGGCACTAAACAGTAAATGGGAAACATGGACATATCAGGATTTCAAGccaacattaaaaaaagaattggcAACTGAATTGTTAATTGGTAATAAGgatctattttatttcactTGTAAACATCCTGGGTTTAATACTAAACgttcattaaaaagaaaaggaccATCAAATTCCGCCTTAACAAACCATCTTAAATTTGTGCATttagttaataataaaaaataccCAGCATCTTATCTGgccaaaaaataagaaataagGGATAAATCTATATCgcaaaaattaacaacatTACTAGTTAATACAAATTCACCAGTTgctatttttgaaaatagtgGACGAACAGGCAAATTAACACTTGAGGAACTTGCTAAAAGCTGTAACGATTTGTCCATTTTGTATTCGCGTAAATATACATAATTTCATACTCTAGTAGCACAAATGAATGAAAAGTATGAAAAAAGGAcggttttaaaattattcacACCTATGAATAAGgaatttaatattgttctcaattattgaaatattGACTTTAATGTTGATCAGTTTATTCAATGATTTACCACGAAGGTTATGGAAGACAATTCTATTCAAACAATCCATGATTATTGGACTTTAAGGACTGATGACCATTACGTAGCATTTAATGCacattttttgaataaggCTAATTAGCTGcaagtatttttattagggTTTTTAtcacaaaacaaaaaaactttgaGCACCAAGAAGTCTTTGAATatggtaaaaaaagagttaggaaatataaatttttatccaaaaattccttttttttttttttttttttctttttttttttattgtaaaatttttatgtattttCAAGATGAcccatttttaaattccGTGGAAATAGTTGAAGAGTTAACGTTTTTTGTTACATTACatcaaattttatattgctatttttaaatcagtgctttaaaaaaaaaagacttgtagtattatttttaattataagcTTTATATAGATACAAtcgctattattattattgttataaacaaatatttatcattataaatattcaaaGCTCTGATAATAACGAAATATATTAGgtctttttaaataaaaaaataacaatcataaaaaaatctcGACGAGgaatgatatatatattatcttAGTCATaggtaaatataaatatatattaaatgagcatttatatttttgctcagtattgttttaatagcaagtttttttttaaaacttttttatttttaataaaaatagaggTTATTAAACTTAGTTTAACAGAAAGAAGTGTATGATTGTTACCTAAAAGACGAATCATTgagattaaaaatatatcaatcAAAATGttctatatataatattaagtatttaaatattatagaaGGGGAAAGAAGAATTAGTATAGAGTACTAAAAACACATATAATGCATGATAAACTAAATAGAAAAGATATGTTTAGTTATATGAGTTCAATTTTCcccaatattttctttttgccAAGTTTTTAGAACGTTAATAacttataaataaatatcaacATGGCCACTTATTAGATGCTATGTTACTATcacaaattataatataattgtaaaatctgaattttttaaagaggGATAATTTAATAGGAACTTGTCTAACTTTTATTTGTCAGCAGTGTTTGGTTATATTCTGATATAATCCACTAAACTGTTTGATGGGGAATTTAGTAGTTATTCCGATTCTTTGCATAATACTCATCTATATAATATccgatttttttttctttttcatttaatttacGCGCGCAAATAAATATCTCCGTGTGTGTTAATTTCTTAGTCTgtctaatattttttttttttccttcatGCAGAACagaaaaatggaaaaggaaaaaaaaattatgtcGTATATAAAATGTTCACgcttaaaaacaaaaaaaattttttttttcatttttggaaaatgacGAACGGCACAtcatcaaaaaagaaaaaaaacaaaaaagtttgttgaaaaattattaacaatataaatataatggaacacttttcttttcatgtTTCTCGAATTGGTCAAAACCACACTATTTTCACAAAAGAAAGTTGGGGTATTtcagaaacaaaaagaaaataaactgtaaaataacaattaaaGCCGCAAAgtgattatatatatagtaaaTATgtgatttttattgaaatttacTCACAcaatttaattcttttattcaTGTTGAAAgccttttttaattaacactaaataatttaaccctaataaaaaaaaatttttttttaagtgaaaacaattaaagTATTCTACATTCGTTCTGGTTAAAAAATCGAAAAATGTATacaaaattgaaaatataaatattacattatgatatttattttactgTATGATTTTTGTAAGTGAAAACAGAcaattgaaataaaatcaattgtatctgaatttttttttatcttaaaacacaatggaaattattttttttgcgtttaaaaaaataaaactaaaattaaGATAcaaattgattttaaatttttaatagatataaaaaagaaaattattatataaatagaaacatttttgagtatttagtttttttaatttctattttcaacatttaataattcaaattttccaagtataaattaaatcaaaaaaattcaaaaaagaaaaacaacttTTGGTAATTAACGGGAATGTTAACTAGTAATTATAAACAAGGggttttaatattagtcctttttttattacaatggtcaaaaaacatttatgTCCAAGCAGCGGTTGATTCCAATGGTGGTTGTAATCCGATTTCAAAACCTAGTAATGGGTTTAAGGTGAGATGGTTTCCCTATAATATTTACGATACAACAACTTATACAAGTAGAGAATATATGGCATATGGCTATTATCAAAATTCAAAACCTTATCACGAGCAAAATGGTATTACCTCCGTCATAATTCAGTCAGGATTTCCTTGTcaatataatgaaaatgatcCATCTCAGTACTACCTCTGTAACGGTGAACCTGATCAACAAGGAACAAATTGGCATTGTCCATATCAATATGGACATGATGCTACACTTTGTTATAATGATAACCAACTTCCTTACACTTTACCAGTAATTTTTGATTACAATACAACATTCACTAATTTTACAATGGAACTTACTGGTTACTTTTTAGCACCACAAACTGGTTCTTACACCTTTACATTAGGATATGTTGATGATTCTGCTGGCTTGTTGTTCGGCGAAAATGCATTTGGATGTTGTCAGCAAAATGATATTACTGCATCAACaactaattttttggtggatgcaattaaaaattggCATGTGGGAATACAAAATTATGCTGTGGctaaaataacaatgaaCGCTGGGTCATACTATCCAATAAGAATTGTATTTTCAAACGCAATTACTAAAGcaagtttgttttttacaATAAGTTTGCCCGATGGAACTCTTCTTGATGATATGAccaattatatatttacctttgatgaagaagagTCATATTGTCCAGCTGCTGAAGATGTTACCACCAcatacacaccatggactggcACATatacatctactattggtactagttTAACCACCAGTATTggatcagatggtattccaacaacctctactatctacacagACCAGGTTGAGACTACCTACACACCATGACGGTTAATaggtactactactacttacacaccatggaccggtacatacacatctactattggtactaatgttaccaccagtgttggtgcagatggtattacaaccacctctactatctacacagttgagactccagaagttgaaggtactactaccacttacacaccatggaccggtacatacacatccactattggtaccagtgttaccaccagtgttggttcagatggtattccaactacctccactatctacacagttgagactccagaagttgaaggtactactactacttacacaccatggaccggtacatacacttccactattggtaccagtgttaccaccagtgttggttcagatggtattacaaccacctctactatctacacagttgagactccagaagttgaaggcactactactacttacacaccatggaccggtacatacacttccactattggtaccagtgttaccaccagtgttggttcagatggtattccaactacttccaccatctacacagttgagactccagaagttgaaggtactactaccacttacacaccatggaccggtacatacacttccactattggtaccagtgttaccaccagtgttggttcagatggtattacaaccacctctactatctacacagttgagactccagaagttgaaggtactactactacctacacaccatggaccggtacatacacatctactattggtaccagtgttaccaccagtgttggtgcagatggtattacaaccacctctactatctacacagttgagactccagaagttgaaggcactactactacttacacaccatggaccggtacatacacttccactattggtaccagtgttaccaccagtgttggttcagatggtattccaactacttccaccatctacacagttgagactccagaagttgaaggtactactaccacttacacaccatggaccggtacatacacttccactattggtaccagtgttaccaccagtgttggttcagatggtattccaacaacctctactatctacacagttgagactccagaagttgaaggtactactactacttacacaccatggaccggtacatacacttccactattggtaccagtgttaccaccagtattggatcagatggtattacaaccacctctactatctacacagttgagactccagaagttgaaggtactactactacctacacaccatggaccggtacatacacttccactattggtaccagtgttaccaccagtgttggttcagatggtattccaactacttccaccatctacacagttgagactccagaagttgaaggtactactaccacttacacaccatggactggtacatacacttccactattggtaccagtgttaccaccagtgttggttcagatggtattccaacaacctctactatctacacagttgagactccagaagttgaaggtactactaccacttacacaccatggaccggtacatacacttccactattggtaccagtgttaccaccagtgttggttcagatggtattccaactacttccaccatctacacagttgagactccagaagttgaaggtactactaccacttacacaccatggaccggtacatacacatctactattggtaccagtgttaccaccagtgttggtgcagatggtattacaaccacctctactatctacacagttgagactccagaagttgaaggtactactaccacttacacaccatggaccggtacatacacatctactattggtaccagtgttaccaccagtgttggtgcagatggtattacaaccacctctactatctacacagttgagactccagaagttgaaggcactactactacttacacaccatggaccggtacatacacttccactattggtaccagtgttaccaccagtgttggttcagatggtattccaacaacctctactatctacacagttgagactccagaagttgaaggtactactactacttacacaccatggaccggtacatacacttccactattggtaccagtgttaccaccagtattggatcagatggtattacaaccacctctactatctacacagttgagactccagaagttgaaggtactactactacctacacaccatggaccggtacatacacttccactattggtaccagtgttaccaccagtgttggttcagatggtattccaactacttccaccatctacacagttgagactccagaagttgaaggtactactaccacttacacaccatggactggtacatacacttccactattggtaccagtgttaccaccagtgttggttcagatggtattccaactacctccactatctacacagttgagactccagaagttgaaggtactactaccacttacacaccatggaccggtacatacacttccactattggtaccagtgttaccaccagtgttggttcagatggtattccaacaacctctactatctacacagttgagactccagaagttgaaggtacCACTACTAcatacacaccatggactggtacctacacatctactattggcACTACTGTAGTTACAactactggtactgatggcaaaccaaccacctctaccacctacacagttgagactccagaaacCAACGGTGTCACAACTACCTATActccatggactggtacaattacttccactattggcACTACTGTagttactactactggtactgatgACAAACCAACCACCTCTACCacctacacagttgagactccagaaacCAACGGTGTTACAACTAcgtacacaccatggactggtacatacacttccactattggcACTACTGTAGTTACAactactggtactgatggcaaaccaaccacctctaccacctacacagttgagactccagaaacCAACGGTGTTACAACTAcgtacacaccatggactggtacatacacttccactattggcACTACTGTagttactactactggtactgatggcaaaccaaccacctctaccacctacacagttgagactccagaaacCAACGGTGTCAGAACTACCTATActccatggactggtacctacacatctactattggcACTACTGTAGTTACAACTACTGGTATTGATGGCAAACCAACCACATCTACCacctacacagttgagactccagaaacCAACGGTGTTACAACTAcgtacacaccatggactggtacatacacttccactattggcACTACTGTagttactactactggtactgatggcaaaccaaccacctctaccacctacacagttgagactccagaaacCAACGGTGTCACAACTACCTATActccatggactggtacaattacttccactattggcACTACTGTAGTTACAACTATTGGTACTGATGGCAAACCAACCACCTCTACCacctacacagttgagactccagaaacCAACGGTGTTACAACTAcgtacacaccatggactggtacatacacttccactattggtaccagtgttaccaccagtgttggttcagatggtattccaacaacctctactatctacacagttgagactccagaagttgaaggtacCACTACTAcatacacaccatggactggtacctacacatctactattggcACTACTGTAGTTACAactactggtactgatggcaaaccaaccacctctaccacctacacagttgagactccagaaaccaacggtgttaccaccacttATGttccatggactggtacaattacttccactattggcACTACTGTAGTTACAactactggtactgatggcaaaccaaccacctctaccacctacacagt encodes:
- a CDS encoding uncharacterized protein (similar to Saccharomyces cerevisiae YDR069C | DOA4 | Degradation Of Alpha (paralog of YER144C | UBP5)) gives rise to the protein MKELLKITSILQNLVLFYSQNEPHYPLIMVSLMNSLKFLQPITDRLIKIQVLHSGWEEDFKAQFGKYSSKYNNNDLLRVATSLLGSTSYKFIDLEFGNSDNESEIIVKLLNDFFKIAEMGEINSNLEDHVAIFNSNDDDGNNNTNFNSTALVNNNIVDMNNNTCENLPAINSNFETIYKEFFYGTGNNYSFMTSNSISGCTYTSNSTSESTSNSTSNSTSNSTSNSDLTYSSPSNTNLPISTNSKNKAAISYNNISISNKVIFFLID
- a CDS encoding uncharacterized protein (similar to Saccharomyces cerevisiae YDR170C | SEC7 | SECretory), translated to MKASLIQHVSCPEKKYMIEMSQNNVTQSKKDYETLQDIDATNEGVSETTIAITNASTAPLNDLEETIVDNSVNNTDTIHTTAITSTALVSSNRGKKKYH